A region of Candidatus Terasakiella magnetica DNA encodes the following proteins:
- the rpsG gene encoding 30S ribosomal protein S7, whose amino-acid sequence MSRRRAAEKRVVLPDAKYGDIVLTKFMNGLMLDGRKSAAEKIVYTAFDNIEKKTGNDPVAQFHEALENVKPAVEVRSRRVGGATYQVPVEVRATRRQALAIRWIIDATRNRSENTMADRLTGELLDAAQNRGSAVKKREDTHRMAEANKAFSHYRW is encoded by the coding sequence ATGTCTCGTAGACGCGCTGCTGAAAAGCGTGTCGTACTTCCTGATGCGAAGTACGGCGATATCGTTCTCACAAAATTCATGAACGGTTTAATGCTTGATGGTCGTAAATCGGCCGCAGAAAAAATTGTTTATACTGCTTTTGATAATATTGAGAAAAAAACAGGTAACGATCCTGTTGCTCAATTCCATGAAGCACTCGAAAATGTTAAGCCTGCTGTAGAAGTTCGCTCTCGCCGTGTTGGTGGTGCGACTTATCAGGTTCCTGTTGAAGTTCGTGCTACTCGCCGTCAGGCGTTGGCTATTCGCTGGATCATTGATGCTACGCGTAACCGCAGTGAAAACACTATGGCTGACCGTTTGACTGGCGAATTGCTGGACGCGGCTCAAAATCGTGGTTCTGCTGTTAAGAAACGCGAAGATACGCACCGTATGGCTGAAGCTAACAAAGCCTTCTCTCACTACCGCTGGTAA